In a single window of the Gossypium hirsutum isolate 1008001.06 chromosome A13, Gossypium_hirsutum_v2.1, whole genome shotgun sequence genome:
- the LOC107898322 gene encoding zinc transporter 11, with product MKVSSFLFFLFLYLSLFLSDTSHGGSDDDNDTASNKRHNLRSKSLVLVKIWCLILVFVGTFISGVSPYFLKWNQGFLVLGTQFAGGVFLGTAIMHFLSDANETFEDLTTKQYPFAFMLTCVGYLVTMVADSVVSYVYGKGKGSSCHTNDLELHGTGTGTDAACERSSSLSSVSSFGDSVLLIVALCFHSVFEGIAIGVTETEADAWKALWIISLHKIFAAIGMGIALLRMIPDRPFLSCIAYAFAFAISSPAGVAIGIILDATTEGVMADWIFAISMGLACGVFIYVSINHLLSKGYTPHKTVSVDKPHYKFLAVLLGVGVIAVVMIWDN from the exons ATGAAAGTGTCGAGTTttctcttcttcctcttcctatacctttctcttttcctctctgATACCTCCCATGGCGGCAGTGATGATGATAATGATACGGCAAGCAATAAGAGACATAACCTACGCTCTAAATCCTTGGTTCTGGTCAAGATCTGGTGCTTGATTCTCGTGTTTGTAGGGACCTTCATTAGTGGGGTGTCGCCCTATTTTCTTAAATGGAACCAGGGTTTTCTGGTGTTGGGAACTCAGTTTGCAGGTGGGGTTTTCTTGGGGACTGCAATAATGCATTTCTTGAGTGATGCTAATGAAACGTTCGAGGATTTGACGACTAAACAATACCCTTTTGCTTTTATGTTGACTTGTGTTGGATATTTAGTCACAATGGTGGCTGATTCTGTGGTTTCTTATGTATATGGCAAGGGAAAGGGTTCATCCTGTCATACTAATGATTTGGAGCTTCATG GGACAGGCACCGGGACAGACGCTGCCTGTGAACGGTCCTCATCGCTCTCATCTGTGAGTTCTTTCGGGGATAGTGTTTTGTTGATAGTTGCCTTGTGCTTCCATTCGGTGTTCGAAGGCATTGCCATCGGAGTTACGGAGACCGAAGCCGATGCATGGAAAGCCTTATGGATAATCTCATTGCATAAGATATTTGCAGCCATTGGAATGGGAATAGCACTGCTCCGAATGATCCCCGACCGTCCATTTTTGTCATGCATAGCCTACGCGTTCGCATTCGCCATATCGAGTCCGGCTGGTGTAGCCATCGGGATCATACTCGATGCCACAACAGAGGGTGTTATGGCTGATTGGATATTTGCCATATCAATGGGGTTAGCCTGTGGAGTGTTCATCTATGTATCCATAAACCATTTGCTATCTAAAGGTTATACGCCCCATAAGACAGTTTCAGTTGACAAACCTCATTACAAGTTCTTGGCTGTCTTGTTAGGTGTTGGAGTGATTGCTGTGGTAATGATTTGGGACAATTGa
- the LOC107898604 gene encoding uncharacterized protein, translating into MAGIAILLDLYRKNPSFCSQESFHSSGFFSASAAAASAAATVVAGTPFASRFLFGNPKVSHCDAAAAFPEDYLSNVQRLSEDIVKNVKNLKNDALKYAVKEYKVELKPLYSAFELRPFAMTTLRSFLMFYLPLLEPATNVEEDDEDFLQDTPKEQHVDLVVPFKKSVKQIIRETTVVTTRRVLERLAVIYVSQRMAWKLLKDVPKSAVRKSQRGLPTTVYFFRVSRTTFRGHLLGVVAAALVQTGIEIYRCFCRKTNSEESDEVNLTEQTKLLGKKISDITIRCGASLVFASIGAGIGAVLFRPSVGQWIGCAAGDLAGPIIVSVCLEKAFHVNL; encoded by the exons ATGGCGGGGATAGCAATATTGCTAGATCTATACAGGAAAAACCCAAGCTTTTGCTCTCAAGAAAGCTTCCACTCTTCTGGGTTCTTCTCTGCCTCAGCTGCCGCCGCATCAGCCGCTGCCACCGTCGTTGCTGGAACCCCTTTTGCCTCCAGGTTCCTTTTTGG TAATCCCAAGGTTTCTCATTGTGATGCTGCTGCGGCATTCCCAGAAGATTACCTTTCAAATGTACAAAGGTTATCTGAAGATATTGTTAAGAATGTCAAGAACTTAAAAAATGATGCTCTCAAATACGCTGTGAAGGAGTATAAGGTTGAATTGAAGCCTCTTTATTCAGCTTTTGAGTTGAGGCCATTTGCTATGACAACTTTGAGGTCATTTCTGATGTTCTATTTGCCTCTGTTGGAGCCTGCCACAAATGTAGAAGAGGATGATGAAGATTTCCTGCAGGACACTCCTAAAGAACAACATGTGGATTTAGTTGTTCCCTTTAAAAAGTCGGTGAAGCAAATAATCCGTGAG ACCACTGTTGTAACGACAAGACGGGTTCTTGAAAGACTTGCTGTTATTTATGTTTCACAGCGCATGGCATGGAAACTCCTTAAAG ATGTTCCGAAATCAGCTGTCCGGAAGTCCCAAAGGGGATTGCCTACAACAGTCTACTTCTTCAGAGTTAGCAGAACTACTTTCCGAG GTCACCTGCTTGGAGTTGTGGCAGCGGCACTTGTTCAAACTGGTATTGAAATCTACCGATGCTTTTGTCGCAAAACAAACTCTGAAGAGAGTGATGAAGTCAACCTAACAGAGCAAACTAAACTTCTTGGAAAGAAGATTTCTGATATTACCATCAGGTGTGGAGCATCGTTGGTATTTGCTTCCATTGGAGCTGGGATTGGTGCTGTACTTTTCCGTCCTTCTGTTGGTCAATGGATCG GCTGTGCTGCCGGAGACTTGGCCGGGCCAATAATAGTATCAGTTTGCCTGGAGAAAGCTTTTCATGTGAACCTCTAG